A region of the Serinicoccus profundi genome:
CCGCGCCCCGCACCGCCAGCGCTCACGGGCGCCCCTCCGCGTCTGCGTCGACACCCGCGGTCGCCATCCTCGCGTCGCCCTCGGTGGTCGTCTTCGCGTCGCCCTCGGTGGTCGTCTTCATGTCGCCCTCGGTGGTCGCCTTCGCGTCACCCTCACCGGCCTCATCGCGGTCGTCACGCCCGGTCGGCGCCTGCGCGGCTGGCGCCGCCTGCGCGGCTGGCGCCGCCTGCGCGGCTGACGCCGCCTGCGCTGCCGCCGCGGCACGCCCCTGCCAGGCGGGGGTGTCACCGAAGCGCTGGGAGGGGATCTGCAGCCCCGCGGCGCTGGCCTCCACCAGGGTGACCAGCCGGGAGGCGCGGGTGTCCTCCCGCTTGGCGGTGCTCAGCCACGACGTGACGATCCGCCGGTAGCCGGGGGTCGCCGCGGACCAGAACGCCCACGCGGCCGGGTCGGCCCGCAGCGCCGACTCCTGGTGCGGCTCCAGCTCGATGTCGGGCCGCTCGAAGGAGTAGACGGCCGTCCGCTCGGGGGTGCGCGCCTCGAACGCCGCGATCCCGGCCGGCCGCATCAGCCCCTCGGCGGTGAGCCGCTGCACGTGCGCGACGTTGACCGCGCTCCAGATGCTGCGCAACCGGCGTGGGGTCCATCGCTGGCGACGCGCGTCGTCGTCGATCCGCTGGCTCACCGAGTCGATCCAGCCGAAGCACAGCGCCTGCGGGACGGCCTCCGCCCAGGTCAGCCCGCGGTCGGGCACGTGCTTCTTGAACAACCCCATCCACAGCTCGTCGGCGCTCTCGTGGTGCTCCTCCAGCCAGGCGCGGAAGTCCTCCGGCCCGTCGAAGAAGATCGCCGGCCGCTCCTGGCTCCCGCCCGCACGCCACCCCATGCTCAGCCGCCGGTGAAGGTGAAGCGCGTGCAGTCGGTGGGGAAGGCGAACCACGCGAGCACGCGGTGCGGGGTGATGACCCGCAGCCCGCCGCCGTCCTCCCCGGCCCAAGAGTCGGGGCCGGGGGTGTAGCCGGACTCGGCATACTTGCCGAACGCCGCGGAGAGGCGCGGGCCCAGGTAGTCGGGATCGGCGCGGGTGGCGTGCGACTCGCCCTCGACGATGACCACCTCGGTGCCGCTCTCCAGGGTCAGCGTGACCGCCGGGTTGTCCTCGACGTTGCGGGTATGCCGTGTCGTCGGCGCCCCGTCGTACCAGAACCGGCCGTCCAGCCAGACGCCCCAGCGCGGCACCGCGTGCGGGCGGCCGTCCGGGCGCACGCTGGAGAGCCAGTAGTGCTGGGAGTCCCGCAGCCGGGGCTCCACCTGCTCCCAGGCCAGCAGCCCGTCGGTCGACTCGGGCAGGCCATAGCCCTCGGGCAGGGCCGGCCGCTCGCTGCGCGGTGGCGACGTGTGCTCCATACCCGACGACCCTAGACCCGACCCCCGACAGACCTCTGCCTCCACCGGATCGTCCCGTGGGAGTCGCGGCCGGTCCCGATTCCCACGGGACGCGACCGACGCTCCTGTGGCACGGTGAGGGCATGGGCGATCTCACCATCACACCCAAGCTCGCGGTGCGGGGCGCCGACGCGGCGATCGACTTCTACGGCGCGGTGCTCGACGCCCGGCTGCGCACGAGGTATGCCATGGGCCCGGCCGTCGTCTTCGCCGAGCTCGCGCTGCGGCACGGAGGCCGGCTGCAGCTCAAGGAGGCCGACGACACCGACCCGGCCCCGCCGGAGGGCGGCGGGGGCGTCATCCTCGACCTGCTGACCGACGACCCGGACGCGCTCATGGCGCGGGCGCTGGAGCACGGCGCCGAGGAGATCTTCCCGGTCGCGGACCAGCCCTACGGCTCCCGCCAGGGCCGCTTCCGTGACCCCTTCGGTCACCAGTGGATCATGGGCACGCCGGTCGCGATGACCGACGACGAGGTCCAGGCGGCCCTCGACGCCTGGACCCGGCACACCTGAGCCGCCTCAGCCCACCCAGACCCGCGCGTTGCGGAACATCCGGAGCCACGGGCTGGGGTCCTCGATGGCGCCGTCGGTCCACGACAGCTGGGCGTTGCGGGCCACCCGCTCCGGGTGCGGCATCATCGCGGTGAACCGGCCATCGGGCGTCGTCACCGCGGTGAGCCCACCGGGGGAGCCGTTGGGGTTGGCGGGGTAGGTGGTCGCCGCGTCGCCGCGTCCGTCGACGTAGCGCATGGCCGCCGCGACGCCCGCCTCGTCCCCCTGCCGGGAGAAGTCGGCCCGGCCCTCGCCGTGGGCCACCGCGATCGGCAGCCGCGACCCGGCCATCCCGGCGAAGAGCAGCGAGGGGCTCTCGAGCACCTCGACCTGGGAGAGGCGGGCCTCGTACTGCTCGCTGCGGTTGCGCACGAAGCGCGGCCAGGCCGACGCCCCGGGGATCAGCTCGGTCAGCGCGGCGAACATCTGGCAGCCGTTGCAGATCCCGAGGGCGAAGGTGTCCGGCCGCGCGAAGAAGCCGGCGAAGGCGTCCGTGAGGCCAGGGTTGAAGAGCACGGAGCGCGCCCAGCCCTCACCCGCCCCGAGCGTGTCGCCGTAGGAGAAGCCGCCGGCGGCCACCAGCCCCACCAGAGCCGGGTCCGCGAGGTCGACACGGCCCGCCTGGAGGTCGGTCATGTGCACGTCCAGCGTGTCGAAGCCGGCGCGGTCGAAGGCGAAGGCCGTCTCCACGTGGCTGTTGACGCCCTGCTCGCGCAGCACGGCGACCCGGGGGCGGACGCCGCGCGAGACGTAGGGCGCCGCGACGTCCTGCGTCGGGTCGAAGGTCGGCGCCACGACGAGACCGGGCTCGTCGCGACCGACGGCCTCGTGCTCCTCCTGCGCGCACGCCGGGTGGTCCCGCAGCGTCGCGATCCGCCAGGACACGTCGTCCCAGGCCTGCGCGAGGTCGGCGACCGGCTCCTCCAGGGCCACGCGCTCGCCGCGCACGACCACCCGCCGCCTCGTGGTCGCCTGGCCGAGCCGGCGCACGAGGCCCTCGTCCAGGTGGCGGCCCAGGATCCCCTCGGCCTCCTCGACGCGACCGGCGGCCACGCCCAGCACGACCCCCAGCTCCTCGGCGAAGAGCCCTGCCACTCCGACACCGTCGCCGAGCGTGACGTCGACGCCGACGCTCCCGGCGAAGGCCATCTCGCACAGGGTCGCCCAGAGACCACCGTCGGAGCGGTCGTGGTATGCCGTGACGAGGCCCGCTGCGCGCAGCTCGCCGAGCGCGGTCGCGAGGCCGGTGATCCGGGTCGGGTCGTCGAGGTCGGGGACGGTGCCGCCGAACTCGCCGCGGACCTGCGCCAGGATCGAGCCGCCGAGCCGGTCGGCCCCGGCGCCGAGGTCGAGGAGCAGCAGCGCGTCGTCGGCGCCGAGCTGCGGGGTCCACGTGCCCCGCACGTCGGGCAGCGCGGCGAAGGCCGAGACCACGAGCGAGACCGGTGAGGTCACCTGCTGGACGACGCCGCGCCCGGCCTGCTCCTCGGTCCACCGGGTCCGCATCGAGAGCGAGTCCTTGCCCACCGGCACCGAGATGCCCAGGGCCGGGCAGAGCTCGAGCGCGACGGCCCGCACGGTGTCGTGCAGGGCGGCGTCCTCACCGGGCTCGCCGCAGGCGGCCATCCAGTTGCAGGACAGCTTGACCCCGCTCAGGGTGACGGGGGCGGCCAGCAGGTTGGTCAA
Encoded here:
- a CDS encoding VOC family protein, producing the protein MGDLTITPKLAVRGADAAIDFYGAVLDARLRTRYAMGPAVVFAELALRHGGRLQLKEADDTDPAPPEGGGGVILDLLTDDPDALMARALEHGAEEIFPVADQPYGSRQGRFRDPFGHQWIMGTPVAMTDDEVQAALDAWTRHT
- a CDS encoding pyridoxamine 5'-phosphate oxidase family protein, which produces MEHTSPPRSERPALPEGYGLPESTDGLLAWEQVEPRLRDSQHYWLSSVRPDGRPHAVPRWGVWLDGRFWYDGAPTTRHTRNVEDNPAVTLTLESGTEVVIVEGESHATRADPDYLGPRLSAAFGKYAESGYTPGPDSWAGEDGGGLRVITPHRVLAWFAFPTDCTRFTFTGG
- a CDS encoding YdeI/OmpD-associated family protein, yielding MGWRAGGSQERPAIFFDGPEDFRAWLEEHHESADELWMGLFKKHVPDRGLTWAEAVPQALCFGWIDSVSQRIDDDARRQRWTPRRLRSIWSAVNVAHVQRLTAEGLMRPAGIAAFEARTPERTAVYSFERPDIELEPHQESALRADPAAWAFWSAATPGYRRIVTSWLSTAKREDTRASRLVTLVEASAAGLQIPSQRFGDTPAWQGRAAAAAQAASAAQAAPAAQAAPAAQAPTGRDDRDEAGEGDAKATTEGDMKTTTEGDAKTTTEGDARMATAGVDADAEGRP